From Cupriavidus oxalaticus:
CCATCCAGCAAAAAGCAAGCTGCAAGTCGGCCAGTGTTCCGGCTTCCTCACAACACATCGGACTCACCTCTGGCTGTTCGGCCGGGTTCGTCTAAGCAAGTAATGGTCGAGATTGGACGGGTCAGGCCGAGGCCCTCCCCTTGTCTCGACAAAGGTTGATGCTCCTTACGTTGGAGCTACCCGGACACGAGAATGCGTGTCGCACCAAGCCAGCCGATTATAGCGGTGGCCCTTTCGGCACGGAGCATCGTGCCAATGCGGGTTTTCGCTAGTCGATTGCGACAGGAAGCGTGTGATTTTCGCATTGTGAGACGGGCAACACTGTGAGGGATTTTGTAACCCGGCTTGCGGTCAAATGGACCGGCTGATAAAAAACAGTCCCCGCCTTCGGCGGGTTTTGTTCGATCCAGCCGCGTGCTCAGCCCGCTGGAATCGTCGTTTCGCCTTGTTGTCGTCGTGCCCTCCGCCTTGCTGACCTCCTCCTGCCGGCTTGCCGCCGAACCCTCCTGCCTGCGCGCTGCCGCCGGCCTGGGCGGCTTGCCCCTGCGCCGCATCGGCTTTGCCGTGCTGGCAGCCTGGGGGTTGGCGGCGTGCGCGCAGACGATCGCCCCGTTGGCTGTCGCCCCTGACGACGGCACGCAGCCTCCGCGCATTGCGCAGCGGCCGGCGGTGCCGCCGGTGGTACTGGCCGCGCCTGCAGCGCCTGTCGCGCAAGCCGCGACCGCGCCGGCAGCCACCGCGGGCCAGGACGACCCGCTGGCGGCGCTGATCGCGGGCGATGCGTCCACGGCTCCCAGCGGGACCGTCCCGGTTGTGGCGCCTGCAGCGGCGGCCGCGCCGTCCGAAGGCAGCGCCCCCGCGACCGTTGCCGCCACCGGCGCCGCGGATCCGGCTTTCGTAGGACCGCCGGAGCCGCCGGCGCCGGCACCGCCGCCGCTAGTGCTGTTCCCGCCGCGTCTGGGTGAGTTCCAGGCCGATCCGCCTGCCGCGCCGCCCCCGGCCAGGGCCGAGGCTCCGGCGGAGGCTGCTGGCGATGCCACCACCACGGCGCAAGCGCCTGCCGAGGCGCCGCCTGTGTTGCGCTCGCAACTTCCCGCCGACGATCCCGCGGGCGACTCGGTGTGGCGCCTGGGCTACAGCGGCCGCGCCGCCGTCGAAGACCGCCCGGCGACCATGCGCGCCTGCCCGGGCGGCGCGCTGTCGACCGGCATCGGCAGCGGCCTGGCCTGCCGCAGCGCCGGCGAAGTGAAAATCCGCGAGTCGGTGCTCGATGTCGATGGCGGTCCGCAGGTGATGCTGATCGCCCAGGCGCGCGGCACCGACGCCACCACCGTCAACGGCCGCCCCGCCGCGATCGATCCCTACGCGCTGGTGCCGCAGTTCTATACCGCCGTCAGCGGCCTGGCTGTGCTGGACGGCGCCACCATGTGGGCGGGCCGGCGCGACAATGCGCCGTTCCTGATGTCGTCCGGCCTGCTGCCGCCCAATTCCACGGCGATGCGCTTCGGCATCGACAACGCCAGGGTGATCGGCGACATCGGCCTGAACTACCAGTACACCGCGCGCGCGGACCAGAACGGCCAGAACCTGCCGAGCTACCACTCGCTGCGCACCGCGCCCATCCCGACCAACGACAAGGGCACGGTGCAACTCGGCTTCACCCGCGTCGAAGCCCAGCCGATGGTGCAGGACACCGGCGGCGCATGGTGGGCGTCGGCGCTGCACGAGCAGAAAGGCGTGCTGTACGGCACCAATCGCCTGGGCATGCAGTTTGGCTCAGGCTCGCGCAGTGCCATGACCGGCTACACCGGCATGGGGCCATCGCTGTCGCGCATGCGCGTGGCGGAATCGATCGAATGGAGGGGCCGCTCGGGTCTGGGCGGCGCGGTGGAACAGAGCCTGCAGTTCGATCGATCGCCGGTCGGCACGCTGCAGTGGACCACCACGCGCGTACGCCCCGCCTATGTGGCGAGCGACCAGTTCCGGCTGAACTTCGAGGTATCGCACGACCAGATTTCGTCGGGCTTCGGCGTCAGCGGCCAGCGCACCGCGCTGACGGTGGCGCCCACGCTGACGCTGGGCAAGTCGGCCGGCAACGCCAACCTGCGCGCGTTCTATACCTACAGCCGCGCCAGCGACGTGGACGGCATCGGCTATACCGCGCCGGCCGACGCATGGGCGTCGCAGGCCAGCGGTTCGATCTTCGGCGTGCAGCTCAATCGGCGCTGGTAGCGCCAGTCTGCCAGTTGCGCCGCGTGGTTGCGGCGGTGGTTGCGGCGGTAATCGCGGCGGTGGTCGCGCTTTCGGCCTGGGCCGGGTTTGACGCATGCGCCGTGTCCTCCGCAGCCGGCGGCTTGCGGCACAGCCAGTGGAACACCAGCGTCGCCGCCAGGCCGCCGCCGAGCTGCGCCAGCACGAAGCCCGGCACATCGACCGGCCGGATCCCGGTGAAGGTATCGGTCAGTGCGCAGGCAATGGTCAGCGCCGGGTTCGCGAACGACGTCGACGACGTGAACCAGTAACCCGCCGTGATATAGCCCGCCACCACGAACGGCACCAGCTGCGGCCGGCTGCGCAGCGTGCCGATGCCCACGCCGACCAGCCCGAAGGTCGCCACGCATTCGCTCCACCACATCGACGCACCGGTACGCGCCTGGCCCGACCACGCCACCGCCGGTTCGCCGAACATCGCATGCGCGGCCAGCACGCCGCACACGGCGCCGGCCAGCTGCACCGCCACGTAGCGCAGCGCATCGCGCGGCGTTAGCGTGCCTTGCACCAGCGCGGACAGGCTCACCACCGGGTTGAAGTGCCCGCCCGACACCGGCCCCAGCGAGACCAGCAGCGCCACCAGCCCGGCGCCGGTGGCCAGCGAATTGGCCAGCAGCGCCAGCGCGGTATCGCCGGCGGCAAGTCGCTCGGCACGGATGCCCGAGCCGATCACGATCGCCACCAGCAGCGCGGTGCCCAGTCCCTCTGCCACCAGGCGGCGGGCGCGCGTACTCATCGCTGCGCCCCCATGCCGGCGCGCAAGCGCAAGGTAGTGGCCACGAGTGCGGGACAGACGGGGGGAATTTGCAGCGGCAAGATCGGCAACGTCGCCTGAGACGACGCCTCATACGGTGGCATTCAGCGGGGGAATTTCCGTGCGCGATGCCAGGTCCCGCGCGGACGCGACAGTGTTCCGCCGGCGCCTCCGAGCGTCAATGCGCGGCGGCTTTGTTGTGTGCTGACGCCGGGTATCGAATCGACACCGCGGGCTGGCTCTCGTCTACACTAAGCCAGTCTGCACGGCCAGCACATCGATATCGCGCGCCTGCCCGCCGGCAGGCCAGGCCCGACCCCTGACCGCACCGACAGGAGCCCGCCCCATGTGGCGACGTTTGCTGCCGCAGCCGCGCTGGCTGCCCCGCCTTGCCGTCATGCGCCCGCAACGGGTCGTGCTGGCTTGCTTCGGCGCGGTGTTCCTGGTCACGCTGGTGGTCGCCGCGCGCGAGCTGTACCTGGTGCGCGAGCGCGTCATCGGCGAGCGCCAGCATGCGCTGGTGCTGCGCGCGCTGGGCGTCGACGCAATCCTGTCCGCCGAACGCCGCCGCCTGTTTTTCCTGCGCGACTTCTCCGAGTATCTGTTCGCCCTGTACGCCAATGTCGGCACGGCCGATGCCGATATCGAGCGCGCCTATGCCGCCCGCAATGACGATGCCTGGCAATTGCCCCTGCAGCGTGGCGATGCGCCACTGATCGGCGTCGGTCCCCGCAGCCTTGCCGGCCTGCAAGGCTTTGCCCGCCGCGATGCCGACCTGAAGGCCGACCTGATGGTCGGCCGCACGCTGAGCCAGCTGCTCGGGCTGGGGCTGCGCGGCGACCTGATCCAGGGCAATGCGCTGTTCATCTCGTCCAATGGCTTCTTCGCTATCTATCCGCCGCAGGATCCTGCCAAGGCCGTCCGGCTGATGCAGCGATTCGACAGCATGGACTACTATCGCGGCCACATGCCGGCGCGGAACCCGACCCGGTCAATCCATTGGGCGCCGCTCTATACCGAATTCGAGGGTTCGCGCGTGCTGACGACGATCAGCATCCCGGTCTATGCCGGCAGCCAGTTCCGCGGCGTGATCGCCGTCGACGTCGCGCAGCAGCGCCTGCACGAGCTGCTGGGTGCCGCCAGCGAGCCGGGCACGGTGCACTACATGGTCAATGTGCACGGCGACGTGGTGTCGTCATCCGGCAGCGGGTTCACCGGCCTGCGGAAGTGGCCCGAGGCCATAGCCGGAGACTGGTCCGGGCATGGCGTGGCGGAGTTGTTCGCGCGGGGCTCCGGCATGCTCGGCCACAACGGCGACCTGCTGTTCTTCCAGCGCGCGGGGCAAAGCCCGTGGCTGGTGGTCGACGTGCTGCCGCTGTCTTCGCTGGCACCGGCGATGTTCAGCCGATTGAGCGGACCCCTGCTGATCGTCTGGCTGCTGTTGCCGCTGCTGCTGTGGGTCACGATGCGCGTGGTCACGCAGCTGTTCGATCACTACCTTGCGCTGGGCGAGAAGCTGCAGGAACTGGCGCAGCAGG
This genomic window contains:
- a CDS encoding carbohydrate porin; this translates as MPLRRIGFAVLAAWGLAACAQTIAPLAVAPDDGTQPPRIAQRPAVPPVVLAAPAAPVAQAATAPAATAGQDDPLAALIAGDASTAPSGTVPVVAPAAAAAPSEGSAPATVAATGAADPAFVGPPEPPAPAPPPLVLFPPRLGEFQADPPAAPPPARAEAPAEAAGDATTTAQAPAEAPPVLRSQLPADDPAGDSVWRLGYSGRAAVEDRPATMRACPGGALSTGIGSGLACRSAGEVKIRESVLDVDGGPQVMLIAQARGTDATTVNGRPAAIDPYALVPQFYTAVSGLAVLDGATMWAGRRDNAPFLMSSGLLPPNSTAMRFGIDNARVIGDIGLNYQYTARADQNGQNLPSYHSLRTAPIPTNDKGTVQLGFTRVEAQPMVQDTGGAWWASALHEQKGVLYGTNRLGMQFGSGSRSAMTGYTGMGPSLSRMRVAESIEWRGRSGLGGAVEQSLQFDRSPVGTLQWTTTRVRPAYVASDQFRLNFEVSHDQISSGFGVSGQRTALTVAPTLTLGKSAGNANLRAFYTYSRASDVDGIGYTAPADAWASQASGSIFGVQLNRRW
- a CDS encoding aquaporin gives rise to the protein MSTRARRLVAEGLGTALLVAIVIGSGIRAERLAAGDTALALLANSLATGAGLVALLVSLGPVSGGHFNPVVSLSALVQGTLTPRDALRYVAVQLAGAVCGVLAAHAMFGEPAVAWSGQARTGASMWWSECVATFGLVGVGIGTLRSRPQLVPFVVAGYITAGYWFTSSTSFANPALTIACALTDTFTGIRPVDVPGFVLAQLGGGLAATLVFHWLCRKPPAAEDTAHASNPAQAESATTAAITAATTAATTRRNWQTGATSAD
- a CDS encoding diguanylate cyclase; the protein is MWRRLLPQPRWLPRLAVMRPQRVVLACFGAVFLVTLVVAARELYLVRERVIGERQHALVLRALGVDAILSAERRRLFFLRDFSEYLFALYANVGTADADIERAYAARNDDAWQLPLQRGDAPLIGVGPRSLAGLQGFARRDADLKADLMVGRTLSQLLGLGLRGDLIQGNALFISSNGFFAIYPPQDPAKAVRLMQRFDSMDYYRGHMPARNPTRSIHWAPLYTEFEGSRVLTTISIPVYAGSQFRGVIAVDVAQQRLHELLGAASEPGTVHYMVNVHGDVVSSSGSGFTGLRKWPEAIAGDWSGHGVAELFARGSGMLGHNGDLLFFQRAGQSPWLVVDVLPLSSLAPAMFSRLSGPLLIVWLLLPLLLWVTMRVVTQLFDHYLALGEKLQELAQQDPLTGLANRRHFRASFGREARRQQRGGTALSVLLIDIDFFKKVNDRWGHASGDRVLGALAQALHGTLRGFDLPARLGGEEFAVMLPQTGLADAVRIAERLREAIAGCAVAAEPEAEPESDPALHAADAGTSGPERVIRFTVSIGVAESPADAPLALDALLAIADRRLYDAKTHGRNRVVSDDGLHAGEADISERST